The Stigmatella aurantiaca DW4/3-1 genome contains the following window.
AGGGGCACGTCCAGCACGAAGCGCGTGCCCTCGCCTGGGCGGAAGGCGACATCCACGCTCCCCCGGAGCGACTCCACCTGGGAGCGCACCACGTCCAGCCCCACGCCGCGTCCAGACACGGCCGTGACTTTCGAGGCGGTGGACAGTCCTGGCTGGAAGATGAGCCGGGCCGCGATGGCGCTGTCCTCCGGGACTTCCCACCCCCGGGCGCGCGCTTGCGCCCGGATGGCCTCGAGATCCAACCCACGCCCGTCGTCCTCCACGGACACCTGCACGCGGCCTCCGGACAGCCGGGCGGCGAGGGTGACGCGCCCCTCCTCGGGCTTGCCCGCGCGGCGCCGCTCCTCGGGGCCTTCCAGGCCGTGCGCCACGGCGTTGCGCACCAGGTGGAGCAGCGGCTCGCGCAGCCCCTGGAGCAGGGAGCGGTCCAGCTCCAGCGCCCCGCCATCCACCTCGAGCCGCACCTGCTTGCCGGCGCCCCGGGCCACGTCCCGCACGGCGCGCTCCAGCCCCGCGCAGGCCTCCGCGAAGGGCAGGGTGCGCGAGCGGCGGACCTCCTCGTCCAGTCCGCCCACGGCATGGGACAGCGCGAGCCGGTCCCCGGCGAGTTCCCGGGCGAGCTGGGCCAGGCGCGTCTCCACGCGGCGCGCGCTGGCCTCCGCCGCGCCCTGGAGCTGGGGCCGCAAGAGCGTCATCTCCTCGCGCAGCGCGTCCAGCAACTCCGCGCGGCCCTCCAGCCGGAGGCTCGCCACCCGGAGTTCACCGCTGCGCGCCAGCAGGGCATCGAGCTTCTGCGCGGACACCCGGACGGGCAGGGCCTCCGCGGCCGCCGGTGCCTCGGGGGGCGTCTCGACGGGGATGGAGGGCGCGGGGGGTGGGAGCGCCTCGGCCTTGGGGGCCGTCGGCGCCGCCGGAGGGTGCGCCGCCGCGTTCAGCTGGGGCAGCAGCGCTTCCAGGGGGGAGCCGCTCAGGTCCTGCTTGAGCGCCAGGCGCTGGCGGGCATCGTCCAGGGCGTCGGCGAAGGCGAAGCCCAGTTCGTACACCTCGGGAGGGGTGGGCTGGTTCCGGGGAACCCTGCTCACCACCTCCTCCAGGCCATGGCAGGCCATCTCCACGAGGGTCAGGCTCACCGCGCGCGAGGCGCCCTTCACGCTGTGCACCGTGCGCAGCAGCGAGGCGATGAGCTCCCCGGCGCGCGCGGGGCTGGAGGCCTTCTCCCACGCCAACAGGTCGCGGTTGAGCGCGGCGATGTGTCCCTCGAGTTCCTCGAGGAAGGTGGTCATCAGCGCCTGTGCCAGCTGGTCCCTGTCCATCAGCGTCCGAACTCGCTCAGAAGCCCCTTGAGCTTGAGCCCCATGGTGTTGAGATCCTGCACCGCGCGCTCCGTCTGCCGGGTGGAGGCCAGCGCCTGCTGCGCCGACTGGTTCACGTCCCGCATCGCCTGACGGATCTGCCCGATGCCCGTGGCCTGCTGGTTGGCCGACGCGGCGATCTGCGCCGCCGTGAGCGAGGCCTGCGCCAGGATTTCCCCCAGCGTCTGGATGGAGGCGCCCGCCTGCCCCACCACCCGCGTCGCCGCCGCCACGCTCTTGGTCCCCTCCTCCGTCGTCATCACCGCCGAGTGCGTCGCCTTCTGGATGTGGCCCAGAATCTGCCGCACCTGGGCGGTGGCCTTCTTGGACTGGTCCGCCAGCGCCTTCACCTCGGTCGCCACCACCGCGAAGCCCCGTCCGTGCTCCCCGGCACGGCTGGCCTCGATGGAGGCGTTGAGCGCCAGCATGTGCGTCTGCTCGGAGATGTCATTCACCGTGTTGATGATGTCCCCGATGGCCTGCGCCTGCTCGGCCAGCGCCAGGATGCGCGTGGCGATGGACTCCACCTGCTCCCTCACGGCCGCCATCGCGCTCACCGCCTCGTCCACCGCCCGGCGCCCGCCCTTGCCCAGCTCCTCCGACTGGCGCGCGGACTCGCTCACCGCACGGGCTCGCCCGGCGGCCTCGTCGGAGGTCTGGGCGATCTCCTCCACCGTGCTCACCGTCTCGGCCACCGCGCTGCCTTGCTCCTGGGCGCTGGCCACCTGCTCGCTGGTGCTGGAGAGGATCTCCGTGCTGGCGCCGGCCAACTGGTTGACGAATTCGGCCACCGTGCGCAGCGTCTGCTCGCGCTGCTCGGACTGGCGCCCCAGTTGGGCCTCGGACTCCTGGCGCCGCTCGGCCATGGCGTTGAAGGCGCGCGCCAGCTTCCCCGTTTCGTCCTCGTTGTGCACCTCGATGCGGTGGGCGAGGTGGCCCCGGGTGAAGCTCTCCACCCCGGACATCAACCGATCCAGGGGGCCGGTGATGCCCCGGGTGAGCGCCACGCTGACGCCGAGCACCAGGAGCACGCCCACCACCGTGCCGAGGGAGACCACCAGCAGAATGAGCCGGGAGGTGGTGGAGGCATCCTCGTGGCTGCGGCTCCACAGCTCGCGCTCCTGCTCGAGCATCTCGCTGGTGATGCGGCGGATTTGCGCCATCTGGGTGTTGCCCGTCCCCTTCTCCACGTTCGCGATGGCCACGTCCCGGTCCTTCGTCCGGCGCAGCTCGGCGGTCTCCTCGAGGAAGGCGAGCCGGGCCTCGATCAGCGCGGGCAGGTTGGCGGCCTGGCGCGTGCGGAGCTCCGAGGAGGAGGCGGCCTTCGTCAGGCGCTGCAAGGTCTCCCGGGACTCCGTGGCGGCGGCCCGGTAGCGGTTCAGGAACTCCTCATTGCCGGTGATGATGTAGTTGCGCTGGAAGGCCTCGGCATCCACGAGGTGGGCGGTGAGCTGGCGCAGCTCCTCGATGGTGAGCTCGCTGCGGACCAGCTCCTCGGTCGTGTCCGTCAAGACATCGGTTCCGTACAGGGACATGCCCGAGATGATGAGCAAGACCAGCAAGGCCAGCCCGAAGCCGGTTCCAATCTTCCTTCCGATGCTCATGCATTCCCTTCATCAGAGATGTCGAAGATGAGCCGACTGTCTCCCAGGAGTTCCTCGCCCTCCAGGAAGATGGTGCCGTCCCGATGGATGCTGGACACCCAGCCGCCCACTTCGGCGAGTGCGGTGGGGACTGGCAGCAGGTCGTCCCGGGGAACCTGGGTGACTTCCTCCACCGCCTCCGCGCACAGGCCCAACTCCGCCCGCCCCAGCCCCACGACGAGCACCGCCGCACCGAGCCCCGAGGCGGGACGGCCAAACAGCGGCGTCAGCTCCACGACGGGCAGCACCTCGCCGCGCAGCAGGGTGAGGCCCCGCAGAAGGGGAGGCGCCCCGGGCAGCGGGGTGAGCTCCGGGGCCCGCAGCACCTCGTGCAGGAAGCGCGTGGCCAGCGCGTACATCTGTCCGCCCAGGCGGAAGCGGGCCACTTCCAGCAGGTCGCTCGCGGCCCGCTCCGACAGCGGGGGGCGCGCCAGCTCCTGGGCGCGGGCATCGAGCACCTCCCGGGCCTTCTGCGGCGAGAGGGTGTCGGCTTGGGCCGCGTTCTCCATCATCCGCTCCAGCCTCGCGCGGGCCTCGGCCCAGTCCAGGCCGCCCGTCTTGCGTTCCGGCATCAGCGCTCCTCCCGCGTCATCATCGTCTCCAACCGGACGCGCTCGTTATGGGCCACCCGGGCGAGGCTTCCGGCGCGTTCACCCTCGGACAGGGGGACGGCCGTGTCCGGCGGCAGGGCGGCGCACAGCTCCTCGGCGGCGCGGAAGGCGCGAAGGGCCCCCGCGAGGTCGTCCCGGCGCCGCAGCACGTGGCCCAGGGCCAGGTGGGCCACGGCCAGGGCGGGCTCCAGGTACACCACCTGGCGCGCGGCGCGCTCGGCCTCCGCGAGCCGTCCCAGCCCCAGCAGCACCATGGCCTCCAGGTAGCGCAGCTCGGCGGCCAGGGGGAAGCGGGCCGTGGCCTCGGCGCAAGCAGCCGCGGCGGCCTCGGGGTTCACGTTGGCCAGGGCCCGGATGGCCATGGCCGCCGTCTCGGGCCCCTCCTGCTGGGCGCGGGCGAGCTGGGCCGCATGGCTCCAGTCTCCCCGCTCCATGGCCTGCCGGGCCGGCTCCAGCCGCTCGGTGACGCTGGGCGGCGCTGGACGGGGGGGCCGGGGCGGCGGGGTGGGAGGACGCGGCGGCGCCACGGGCAGGGGCGGCAGAGGGGGCAGGGGCGGCGGGGTGAAGGGGGTGGCCGGGGCCGGGGCGCGGATGGGAAAGGACGGGGGCGCGGAAGCGGCGGAGCGGGGGGCGCCCGGGGGGAGCCGCTGCCAGGCGACGCCCCAGCCGGTCAGCAGAGGCTCCAGGGGGGCCAGGCCGGCCAGGGTGGGATCCGAGGGACCGGTGATGAGAAACCCGCCATCGGCCAGGCTCTCGTAGAGCCTGCGGGCCACGGCGGCGATGGTGGGGCGGGTGAAGTAGATGAGGACGTTGCGGCAGAAGATGATGTCCATGCCGGAGATGCCACTCTCGGGCGAGGGCCAGGTGTCCAGGGCGAGGTTGAGGTAATGGAAGCGCACCCGGTGGCGCACCTCGGAGGCGAGCACGTAGCGCTTGTCCTCCATGCGCAGAAAGGGCCGCATCCGCTCGGCGCCGGTGCTGCGCAGGGACCAGGCGCTGTAGCTGGCCTGCTGCGCGTGCGCGAGCGCGGCGCGGGAGATGTCCGTGGCGTGCACCTCCATGCGGTGCCCATAGCCCTCCTCCATGAGGAGCACCGCCAGCGAGTAGGGCTCCTCGCCCGAGGCACAGCCCGCGCTCCACACGCGCACGGTGTGCTCGGGGCCGCGCAGCCGCCGCAGCTCCGGCAGCGCTTGGTGGCGCAGGAAGTCGAAGTGCTCGTGCGTGCGGAAGAAGTACGTCTCGCCGATGGTCAGCTCGTTGAGCAGGTCATCGAACGCGCCCGGGTCCGAGGCCAGCCGTCCCAGGTAGAGGCCGAGGTCCTCCTCGCCAGCGCGCGCCATGGCCCGGGCGATGCCCTCCTCGGCGGCGGGAATGCACGTGGGCAGTTGCAAGCCCGCGCGCTGCTGGACGTGCGCGAAGATGTGGGCGTAGCCCAGGCGGCTCCAGGGGGCTGGCTCCAGGCTCACGAAGCCCCCGGGACAGCCGTGAGCGCCGAGGCGAGCGCCAGGGACTCGGCCTCGGACAGGAAGGTCCTCAGGTCGTGCACCAGCACCAGGCCATCGGGCAGTTTGACGGCGCCGGCCACATAGCCCACGCCGGGCAACTCGCGCGGCGTCTCGTCCAGGGTGCCGGGCTCCAGGGAGAGCAGCCCTTCGGCCCGGTCCACCCGGAGCCCCACGTCGCGGGGGCCGGCCCGGGCGATGATGAAGTGATCCGAGGGCGACAGCGGGCGGGGCGGGAGCCGGAAGCGGCGGCGAAGGTCCAGCACGGGCAGGAGCTTGCCGCGCAGGTTGAGCAGGCCCTCCACCACATCGGGCGCGTGGGGCAGGGGGGTGAGGCTCACGGCGCGTGCCAGCTCCCGCACATCCGCCGAGGGCAGCGCGTAACGCTGTCCCTCCAGGACGAAGAGGAGCACCTCGTGGGGGGTGGGCGTCATGGGAGGCACGGGTCGCGGGTCCAAGCTCTCCGGCTTACCAGGGCTGTCCTGGAGCGGAAACCCTCTCCTTCAAGGGTTGTACACCAGACGAAAGGGAAGGCTTCCCGGCGTCCACCGGTGGGCGGGAGGGACGGCCGAGGCATTCTGGAGGACATGGTGCGACATGTCATCGTGGTGGGCTCGGGCCCCGGGGGGTTGTCGGCGGCCATCAACCTGGCGGGGCAGGGGCTGAAGGTCACCGTGGTGGAGAAGGACGCGGTGCCCGGAGGCCGGATGAAGGGGCTGACGCTGGGGGCGCGCGGGGAGTACGCGCTGGACACGGGCCCCTCCATCCTCCAACTGCCAGGGGTGCTGGAGCGCATCTTCGTGCGGTCCGGCAAGCGCATCGAGGACTACGTGAAGCTCGTCCCGGTGGACCCGAACACGCGGGTGCACTTCTGGGACGGCACGCACATGGACACCTCGAAGAACCTGGCGCACATGGAGGCAGAGCTGGCGAA
Protein-coding sequences here:
- a CDS encoding hybrid sensor histidine kinase/response regulator — translated: MDRDQLAQALMTTFLEELEGHIAALNRDLLAWEKASSPARAGELIASLLRTVHSVKGASRAVSLTLVEMACHGLEEVVSRVPRNQPTPPEVYELGFAFADALDDARQRLALKQDLSGSPLEALLPQLNAAAHPPAAPTAPKAEALPPPAPSIPVETPPEAPAAAEALPVRVSAQKLDALLARSGELRVASLRLEGRAELLDALREEMTLLRPQLQGAAEASARRVETRLAQLARELAGDRLALSHAVGGLDEEVRRSRTLPFAEACAGLERAVRDVARGAGKQVRLEVDGGALELDRSLLQGLREPLLHLVRNAVAHGLEGPEERRRAGKPEEGRVTLAARLSGGRVQVSVEDDGRGLDLEAIRAQARARGWEVPEDSAIAARLIFQPGLSTASKVTAVSGRGVGLDVVRSQVESLRGSVDVAFRPGEGTRFVLDVPLTLSTLRVLLVSAGGQRFALPAESVERLLRLAPQEVREVEGRQMWPAEDALIPITSLATVLGLAASPPRARLATVVLTAGHLRAALGVDEVLAEQEVLVRGLGPRVRRARHVSGTAVLPDGRMALLLHPASLVRAAEGRPLTPLFPALSVRKVRQRILLADDSPTTRALEQSLLEAAGYEVLPCADGAEAWERLQNVGADALVSDVEMPRMDGFALTEAVRTSPRFSRLPVVLVTARDLPEDKARGLGVGASAYLVKSTFDQTHLLETLRRLL
- a CDS encoding methyl-accepting chemotaxis protein, producing MSIGRKIGTGFGLALLVLLIISGMSLYGTDVLTDTTEELVRSELTIEELRQLTAHLVDAEAFQRNYIITGNEEFLNRYRAAATESRETLQRLTKAASSSELRTRQAANLPALIEARLAFLEETAELRRTKDRDVAIANVEKGTGNTQMAQIRRITSEMLEQERELWSRSHEDASTTSRLILLVVSLGTVVGVLLVLGVSVALTRGITGPLDRLMSGVESFTRGHLAHRIEVHNEDETGKLARAFNAMAERRQESEAQLGRQSEQREQTLRTVAEFVNQLAGASTEILSSTSEQVASAQEQGSAVAETVSTVEEIAQTSDEAAGRARAVSESARQSEELGKGGRRAVDEAVSAMAAVREQVESIATRILALAEQAQAIGDIINTVNDISEQTHMLALNASIEASRAGEHGRGFAVVATEVKALADQSKKATAQVRQILGHIQKATHSAVMTTEEGTKSVAAATRVVGQAGASIQTLGEILAQASLTAAQIAASANQQATGIGQIRQAMRDVNQSAQQALASTRQTERAVQDLNTMGLKLKGLLSEFGR
- a CDS encoding chemotaxis protein CheW, which produces MPERKTGGLDWAEARARLERMMENAAQADTLSPQKAREVLDARAQELARPPLSERAASDLLEVARFRLGGQMYALATRFLHEVLRAPELTPLPGAPPLLRGLTLLRGEVLPVVELTPLFGRPASGLGAAVLVVGLGRAELGLCAEAVEEVTQVPRDDLLPVPTALAEVGGWVSSIHRDGTIFLEGEELLGDSRLIFDISDEGNA
- a CDS encoding CheR family methyltransferase produces the protein MSLEPAPWSRLGYAHIFAHVQQRAGLQLPTCIPAAEEGIARAMARAGEEDLGLYLGRLASDPGAFDDLLNELTIGETYFFRTHEHFDFLRHQALPELRRLRGPEHTVRVWSAGCASGEEPYSLAVLLMEEGYGHRMEVHATDISRAALAHAQQASYSAWSLRSTGAERMRPFLRMEDKRYVLASEVRHRVRFHYLNLALDTWPSPESGISGMDIIFCRNVLIYFTRPTIAAVARRLYESLADGGFLITGPSDPTLAGLAPLEPLLTGWGVAWQRLPPGAPRSAASAPPSFPIRAPAPATPFTPPPLPPLPPLPVAPPRPPTPPPRPPRPAPPSVTERLEPARQAMERGDWSHAAQLARAQQEGPETAAMAIRALANVNPEAAAAACAEATARFPLAAELRYLEAMVLLGLGRLAEAERAARQVVYLEPALAVAHLALGHVLRRRDDLAGALRAFRAAEELCAALPPDTAVPLSEGERAGSLARVAHNERVRLETMMTREER
- a CDS encoding chemotaxis protein CheW, with protein sequence MTPTPHEVLLFVLEGQRYALPSADVRELARAVSLTPLPHAPDVVEGLLNLRGKLLPVLDLRRRFRLPPRPLSPSDHFIIARAGPRDVGLRVDRAEGLLSLEPGTLDETPRELPGVGYVAGAVKLPDGLVLVHDLRTFLSEAESLALASALTAVPGAS